A genomic segment from Pseudorca crassidens isolate mPseCra1 chromosome 4, mPseCra1.hap1, whole genome shotgun sequence encodes:
- the LOC137224035 gene encoding LOW QUALITY PROTEIN: tubulin alpha-1C chain-like (The sequence of the model RefSeq protein was modified relative to this genomic sequence to represent the inferred CDS: substituted 1 base at 1 genomic stop codon), protein MRECISIHVGQAGVQIGNACWELYCLEHGIQPNGQMPSDKTIGGGDDSFNTFFSETGAGKHVPRAVFVDLEPTVIDEVRTGTYRQLFHPEQLITGKEDAANNYARGHYTIGKEVIDLVLDRVRKLADQCTGLQGFLVFRSFGGGTGSGFTSLLMERLSVDYGKKSKLEFSVYPAPXISTAVVEPYNSILTTHTTLEHSDCAFMVDNEAIYDICRRNLDIERPSYTNLNRLMSQIVSSITASLRFDGALNVDLTEFQTNLVPYPRIHFPLTTYAPVMSAEKAYHEQLSVAEITNACFEPANQMVKCDPRHGKYMACCLLYRGDVVPKDVNAAIATIKTKRTIQFVDWCPTGFKVGINYQPPTVVPGGDLAKVQRAVCMLSNTTAIAEAWARLDHKFDLMYAKRAFVHWYVGEGMEEGEFSEAREDMAALEKDYEEVGADSVEGEEEDEEY, encoded by the coding sequence ATGCGTGAGTGCATCTCCATCCACGTTGGCCAGGCTGGTGTCCAGATCGGCAATGCCTGCTGGGAGCTCTACTGCCTGGAACACGGCATCCAGCCTAATGGCCAGATGCCAAGTGACAAGACTATTGGGGGAGGAGATGACTCCTTCAACACCTTCTTCAGTGAGACAGGCGCTGGCAAACATGTGCCCAGGGCAGTGTTTGTAGACCTGGAACCCACGGTCATTGATGAAGTTCGCACTGGCACCTACCGCCAGCTCTTCCACCCCGAGCAGCTCATCACAGGCAAGGAAGATGCTGCCAATAACTATGCCCGAGGTCACTACACCATTGGCAAGGAGGTCATTGACCTCGTCTTGGACCGAGTTCGGAAACTGGCTGACCAGTGCACAGGCCTTCAGGGCTTCTTGGTTTTCCGCAGCTTTGGTGGGGGAACTGGTTCTGGGTTCACCTCCCTGCTGATGGAACGTCTCTCTGTCGATTATGGCAAGAAGTCCAAGCTGGAGTTCTCCGTTTACCCAGCCCCTTAGATTTCCACAGCTGTAGTTGAGCCCTACAACTCCATCCTCACCACCCACACCACCCTGGAGCACTCTGATTGTGCTTTCATGGTAGACAACGAGGCCATCTATGACATCTGTCGTAGAAACCTCGACATTGAGCGCCCATCATACACGAATCTTAACCGCCTTATGAGCCAGATTGTGTCCTCCATCACCGCTTCCCTGCGATTTGATGGAGCTCTGAATGTTGATCTGACAGAATTCCAGACCAACCTGGTGCCCTATCCCCGCATCCACTTCCCTCTGACCACATATGCCCCTGTCATGTCTGCTGAGAAAGCCTACCATGAACAGCTTTCCGTAGCAGAGATCACCAATGCTTGCTTTGAGCCAGCCAACCAGATGGTGAAATGCGACCCTCGCCATGGTAAATACATGGCTTGCTGCCTGTTGTACCGTGGCGATGTGGTTCCCAAAGATGTCAATGCTGCCATTGCCACCATCAAGACCAAGCGTACCATCCAGTTTGTGGACTGGTGCCCCACTGGCTTCAAGGTTGGCATTAATTACCAGCCTCCCACTGTGGTACCTGGTGGAGACCTGGCCAAAGTACAGCGAGCTGTGTGCATGCTGAGCAACACCACAGCCATCGCTGAGGCCTGGGCTCGCCTCGACCACAAGTTTGACCTGATGTATGCCAAGCGTGCCTTTGTTCACTGGTACGTGGGTGAGGGCATGGAGGAAGGAGAGTTTTCTGAGGCCCGTGAGGACATGGCTGCCCTTGAGAAGGATTATGAGGAGGTTGGAGCTGATAGTgttgagggagaagaggaggatgaAGAATATTAA